The genome window cctcctcAAATCGATAGTATTCGAATAAGAAGCGTAATTTGGAAGCCAGAAGCTTGGAGCTTCAAGTCTCGATTTTTGGTACAgataataatttcaatgaaTATTTGGTTGCAATCGGATAAAAAGTCAAGAAGTTAACATATTAAGTAAATACTTTCGTATGGAAGAAAACTTCACTTACTACGGGCCTTAGTTGCTTTGTgtgataatttggtatattttgcactctatggtatatttttaatgtagaaTGCAGTATgtcagtataccaaatatagtctttggcatatttgtggtatattaattcggtatattttaaaattattaccgCACTGtgttgatttcatttaaaatgggtagcgggtatctcacagtcgagcacactcaactgtagctttcttagttgttttgatttatttatttactcttATCCTTTACAGATTAAGAACTCAGTAAAGgcatgtttatttatttaaagaccaattatatatgaagtatttatattactttatttgcTGAAAGACCAATGACTACTATATAACTCAATAATATAACCATTAGTCATAAATTACATTTCTTGAGCGAAAGAAAGTCTAAAAGTTGCTATAAATACTTCATATAAACAATAtcttataaaagaaaagatatTCCAATAAACTATGAGCTAAAAAGGAAGAGAATTAAGTATAAcactaataacaataaaataatcagTTGTTGAGCATCCGTTTACTAATTAAACACAATTCAGAGCTATTAATAGAGTTCAGTCCGAATGAAGTAGTCTGGAGGTGTTTGATGAGCCAATTGGGTGTCAAGTCAGCGAAGTGGCTGTCAACTAACGGAAGTGGTTGTCACAAATGTCTCGCCTCCTCTCTAATTGTCCATCGTGTCCACTCCATATTAATGTATGTTATGTAGTACAGACCATTGCGACTAGTTTAGTCATGCCCCTATTAAGCGTTGCATTTGAATGCGGTCAGCGATCACTTAGAGACAACGACGATTCGTGTTGAACAATTGTTCACTTCCAAGTCGACAGCATAATTAACAGCCTGACTTTTCTTTTCGCGTTGCAGTGCATCATTGTTGAGCCAAACCGCAACCGAAGAAGATGGGCAAATTCGAGTACTCGCTGGGCCTCAATGAGTTCAAGTCAAAGGAGCTGCGACTGTGGCAGGCGCTCATTGGCGAATTCGTTGGCAATCTGATACTGAACTTCTTTGCCTGCGGTGCCTGCACACAGCCCGAGGATGGCACCTTCAAGGCTCTGGCCTTTGGCCTGGGTGTCTTCATGGCCATCACAGTGAGTGCAGAAATAAATTACCGCATTAATTGTGTAATTAAGAAAAGTATTTGCTCCTTAGATTGTTGGCCATCTGAGTGGCGGTCACGTGAATCCAGCTGTTACCGTTGCCATGTTGGTAGCAGGTCGGATCAGCGTTCTCCGCGCCGTCTTCTACATCATCTTCCAGTGCCTGGGCGCCATTGCAGGCACTGCAGCAGTCAAGGTGAGAGTCCGCGCTTCATAGTGTTTGTCTTCGCTAGACTTGCTAAACTCTACACTCTCCTTCCCTTTGTAGATTTTACTCGATGTGGACTATCACAATGGTTTGGGTCACACTAGCCTGGCTCAGAACATCACCGAGCTGCAGGGTTTGGGTATTGAATTCTTCCTCGGACTCGTCCTGGTGCTGACCGTGTTTGGTGCCTGTGATGCCAACAAACCGGATTCCCGCTACACAGCTCCGTTGGCCATTGGCATGGCTGTTACTCTGGGTCACTTGGGCACCATTCGTTATACGGGCGCCAGCATGAACCCAGCTCGCACAGTGGGCACTGCCTTTGCTACCGATAACTGGAGTGCTCATTGGGTCTATTGGGCTGGTCCAGTGCTGGGCGGTGTGGCGGCTGCTCTGCTCTACACTCAGGTGCTGGAGGCCAAAGAGTTGCCCAAGAACAACGAAGCAGCTGAAAAATATCGCACACATGCCGACGAACGTGAGGTGAGAGCTTTTGCGGCTTGGCATGATAAGAGTTTCTACTGAAAcccaacacatacacattacgcccacacccacacacacacagatactcAGAAAACAATGATTGTAAATACTGCATTGATAACTGTTACTTTAGCGTATTTCCCATTTCGATTAACTGCTATCTTTTCTGTTTCCATCCACAGCTACGCAAGTTGGAAGGAACTCGCGACTACGCTTAAGGATCTAATATCCACCTCTACCTGTCATCACTTCAAATGCTCATTAACCTGCATTAAATGGAATACAAGATCGAGTAGAAATGCATTAAGCTCACATTCTCGACTCcatttcgttttcgtcttGAATAATTCTGCGTATACGTGTTAATTATTGTTTGTACgagtatttatgtatttatttatgcgagTTCATTGTTTAAACTAATACCTGTTTATATTTAAGCTGTGCTTaacacaaccaacaacaaattatttatgtatatttacatCATGagttcataataataaaaaaatcaaaactcactccgaaaatactttttttttatgaatggGAAGTTGCAAATAAGTACCACAACAATTCCGAAAATAGAAGAATTCTTACTTAAAgtgtgttgcctacttttgggAGTCAAATGAAAAGTGAAGAAAAGAATACTGAAGAGATAGAAAATCTTTGGAGTAAAATTTGTTGCAGACTTTCGGGCTGACatgaataaaatttattgagGGAATTTTTTATAGCAGTAAAAACGAGTTGCACACCAGTGAGaaaatatgttattaattgaaaaaattattaacacataattaaaaaacaagaaatacatatttaacaaatttttgtttttagacAATTATCACGGGGAGATAATTTGATAGATTAAGgtgatttattttatgcagctgaaaagtatgctacaaaaaatgattaaatattCGTTACTCAGCAACAAATgacaaacagcaaaataaattcgttgcatacttttcggcacctaaataaatgtaataaaatgaGTCCTAGGCAATCATATTGGATATTTAAATAACCGGGCAATAGCTTAAAGCTTTCGACATTGTTAACCAACACTAAAACGCATTGGCGCCAAAAAGCTCTCATTGTGCAGGGGAGAGAGCACATGAGTGTGTGAAACAGTGTTTGAAAATAGCCCCAAAGCGACATGCGCCAAACTCACGAGGAACACAaggaaaatcggaaaattcgGCGCACAGCCTCAGTTGACGTCGTTGCGTGTTGGCTGCCAGCGTAAAAGACACAACCTTCACGTCCGTTGCGAAGAAAGTcaataaaaaacgaaattaaCATAACTTGTGtccaaattaaatatgtgaaAAACGCAAAACGGAGTGAATCAAAATTACACTCAGCTAATGCTGAAAGCCATGTGAATTGTCGCTTGAAGGTGACGAATGGAAGTATTGATGAATGTCAAGTGAAGAAAATCCAATCAATACAAATTCAGTGTCAAGCTTGTTAAAAGCCAACAAGGCCTGTGTCGCCCACAACACACGGCTAAAAGGAAAAACGGAGACGGCAACGACAaaacggcaaacggcaaaaCGGGCAgaaaagcgaaagaaaaaataaaacggcCAAAATAGACGCattctgtgtgtgcgtgagtgtgttagtgtgtgtgtgttgtggcatGCTCGagtttaaatttgcattaggtgttggttttggttttggcccACTTTAGCTGCCAAATCGATTTCTACTTAAATATTATGAAACACCTGCGCGACAACCACTGTGACCTCTGAAGCTGCCCTCAGGACAGTGTTAACGTTAACGGCATTTTGCACTACCAGTGTTAATCAATAGAACCAGCTGCAGCCGAGCATAAGGTAAACCAAAGTTTCATTCAATAAACCAACGCAACCCAAAATGCAGTTTCTTCTCGCCTCTTTTTTAAGTGCtgtgcaataacaacaacaattctaTGCGTGAACTcattgcgactgcgactgcgacagcgacgtcgacagtAGCTGCAAGTGAGTGTGAGAGCTGAAAGGGAGAGCACGCAGCCAGCCAGCGGAGAGAGCAACTGAGAGTGAGAGTGTCATAGCTTCAAGAGAGAGCGAACGCATTGCAATTGCCGTGCGTGCtcgtttctgtgtgtgtgtgtgtgtgagtgtgagttgTTTACATTGCGCCTTGCTCTGTTTTTTTCGCCTGGTTCACATCTCAGCTGTGTGTGAGCTGTGAACCGTAAGCTCTAATAACCAACCGACCGACCGGCAGCAATAACAAAGAGCAACCGGGGATTAAGCATTTATTTAACTGCagcaaataattaaagcatttGGCTAATCacatactctctctctcgaccATGTGATAACCGTTAATTATCTAAGCTACACACACTTGTTCGCATACTTAAGTCGAACACTGTCCAAAAGAGGAAGCTTCAAAAATAAGACATAAAACtcgcattgttttttttgcttgtttttttgctaACGAAAAACTAAGAAAAACAACTATGTAAAACAGTTTTTTCGTTCCTATGTTAATCTGTATTTGTCTGAAGCAACAGCTGATTTCATTTATTACGTATCCGTTAATTTGTAGTTTAGGTTCCTGTCTAATAccaaaaatgaattataattatttttgagaaataagaaaattaattataattagaaattagaaataataaattagaaataataaaattttacagGATAACAAATCTTTGATTAACATATAGATAATGTAAtttaacaaaatcaaaaatgaataatttcattttttaactACAATACcaaattttagtttattttcttacatttatttgactttaattgaaatttatatttattttatgctatGCAGATAttcttcatatttaaaaaaaattgattatttCGATAAGAAATagaataaattgtatttaggaAAAGTTGTAATATTCagatttcaatttccatttagTTTTTagataaaaaaatttaatagtaTTTACTATGCAGATATTAGTTATATTTTAACGAAAATTGTATTACTTAGAATCTAATATccaattagtttttaaagatTTACTAAGCAATTGAACAAAAACAGCATCGTAGTACCATGAGAACACATTATATGGCAACTTATCAAGCTCAATCTACATACATTAAAACTATATAGTTTGTAGGTTACAACTTCTTTTATACTTTGGCATAATGtccgaaaagtatgctacgctatatataatattatgctATCTCTTCCCCTCTTCGCAAGAGTATTCAAAACCTTAAcctgaaaaaaaaagaaactatcaataaataaatgtgcgaCATTCTTCTGCAATTGCGACGCACAGTGTcccacataaaataaataaataaaacaaaaacgctTTGCTGCTGTAGTTGATGTAGATGATGTTGTGGTATTGGCGCATTTCTTGACACTTTGCCAAAGTTCATTGTAGTAAATATGCGAATCAAACAACGTGAATCTTTCGACAATCTCGACAGATTAAAATGTAGTATACAAATAAGCAAATCAAAGTGGGAAGCAAACTTTGATGACCAAAGACAATATTAACTGCATATATACTGATTTGTGTGGATTATATATAGAGTGGATGAGTTCAATGTTCACATCGCTGTGGtcgcaaattgaattgtttcaCACACTCGATTGACATCAACGGTAGCCATGACTTGgtcttcttctttctctcgGGTCTCACACATTGACCTAGAACACTTATTAGAGGTTATGCGTTCGCTATTATTAGTGTAGATgtataaaaaacatatatgtccatatactatatatgtgtatgaatatcttctatatataaacaatGCTAGATATTGACGTACGCATTGAAGAGTGAGGCCAGTGAGGTGGAAATTTGATAATCAACACCGCGATTTCAGCTTCACTCGAGCCCAATTTATGGCTCGTAAATGTGTCATATTAACTGCTTGCCATGAAATATGCTTAAATTACTCAGCTACAGCCTCCAATGTATCATATTGGTTTATATGTATCATGAGTACATAAAGTCTGCTGAGTTCTAGAGTCATGTATGTAAGTCGACGGAGGCTGAAAGATTAATTTACAATCCCTCGGAATCAACTTTTTATGGCACCCTTTATTTTTGGACTTTGTTCTTGGATTTCTTttctgaaatttaaatactgtAATGGGAGCAAGCAACAATTTAACTATTCCAATTCTTAGTGTATGCTGGAACTCAAGcataaattcttatttaattagaataagatatattttcacttttatacccgctacccgtagggtagaagggtattattacaggcagaaggaggcatctcaaACCCATTAAAGTGATATAGATAGACTTGtccgtctttctgtctgtccgtccttattaacacctagatctcagagactataagagatagagatataatttttattgacagaaattattatgtttgcacgcagttCAAGTTTGTCCGTCAAAttgtttgccacgcccacttccgcccctgcaaaacggcaaaaatcgaaaaacaagcGTCATTTTGAAGCTTGAGTTTTGGTACAGACAACACAACAATAGttgttatgatttctgaagatttggttgcaatcgcataaaaattacaattctTATAGTATGAGAAATACGTTTGTAGTTGCCTTGGGTGACAATTTAGTTGTATTCGAtaatatattatgaatatagtactatatttatataccaactatagccgtatgtgtatttttagtacttttgcggtattaatataccgatatATATACcgcattatttttattactaatattaatt of Drosophila nasuta strain 15112-1781.00 chromosome 3, ASM2355853v1, whole genome shotgun sequence contains these proteins:
- the LOC132791703 gene encoding aquaporin AQPcic, whose protein sequence is MGKFEYSLGLNEFKSKELRLWQALIGEFVGNLILNFFACGACTQPEDGTFKALAFGLGVFMAITIVGHLSGGHVNPAVTVAMLVAGRISVLRAVFYIIFQCLGAIAGTAAVKILLDVDYHNGLGHTSLAQNITELQGLGIEFFLGLVLVLTVFGACDANKPDSRYTAPLAIGMAVTLGHLGTIRYTGASMNPARTVGTAFATDNWSAHWVYWAGPVLGGVAAALLYTQVLEAKELPKNNEAAEKYRTHADERELRKLEGTRDYA